The Deinococcus betulae genomic interval GCGTGCGGTCACTGGTCACCTGGACCTCCTGACCCTGAGCGCCGAAACCGACGACAGCGCCGCCGACTTCTACCGCCGCTGCGGCTTGACGGTGCAGGAGGTGCCGTCGCCCTGGGTGGGCCGGCGCTACCGCTGCGAGTGGCGGGCTACGCCTTCCTGAGCTTCTTGCGCTCCTGCACGGCCAACTCGTCAACTCGCTCGTTTTCGCCGTGCCCGGCGTGGCCCTTGACCCACACGAAGGTCAGGGCGTGCAGCCGCGCCTGGGCAATCAGGTCTTCCCACAGGTCCTGGTTTTTGACGGGGTCGCCGCCCGCCGTCTTCCAGCCGTTGCGCTGCCATTTCAGAATCCAGCCGTCCGTAAAGGCCTTGCGCAGATACTGGCTGTCGGTAACCACCCGCACCTGACAGGGCCGTTTGAGCATCTTCAGACCTTCGAGCAGGCCGCGCAGCTCCATGCGGTTGTTCGTGGTGCCTGCCTCGTGGCCGCTCAGAACCAGCTCCTTGCCCTTGTAGTTCAGGATGGTGGCCCAGCCGCCATGCCCCGCCTGGGTGTCGCAGGCGCCGTCGCTGTACAGGTCCACGTTTTCACCCTGAATAGGCTGCTCGGGCTGAATGCCGGCCTGGATGGGCAGGCGGTCACGCGCCGCCGCCTGCGCCTTTTGCGCGGCGCTTCTGACTGGTCGGCCTCGGGTCATCGCCTGGGAACTGTAGGCAGAGGGGGGGCGTAGTGTCAAGCATGACCCGCCTGCCCGCCCTCCTCCCCGAAGCCGAGCGAACGCCCGCCATCCTGACCCACCTGTCGCCGCTGGCCGGACTGCTGCTGCCCACGCTGGGCAATATTCTCGGGCCGCTGATCGCCTGGCTCGCCCTGCGTGACCGCAGCCGCGCCCTGGATGAACAGGGCAAAGAGGCCCTGAATTTTCAGCTGAGTGTCTGGCTGTACGGCCTGGTGCTGGGCGTGCTGGCCTTCGTGCTGTTCAGCCTGGGCCTCATTGGCGGCGCGGTGGGCGCCGTGACCCGCCCCGAACTGGCGGGCCTGGCCGTGCTCGGGACGTTCAGCACGTTTTTCCTGTTCTACCTCCCCGTCATGGTGGTGCTGGGCCTGATTCCCTTCGTGTTCATGATTGTGGCGGTGGTGCGCGTCAGTGCCGGGCAGCCGTACCACTACCCGCTGACCATCCGGTTTCTAAGGTAAGTGGGGAAGGGCAAGTAAAGCAGAGCTGAGCCTCTTCCGCTCCCCACGCTCTCCTTCCCACTATCCTGCCGTCATGCGACTGATGGCTGTCTTTGCCCACCCCGACGATGAGATTGGCTGCGCAGGCACCCTGGCCCGCCACGCCGCGCGCGGCGACGAGGTCATGTTGGTCTGGACCACGCTGGGCGAACTTGCCAGTCAATTTGGTGACGCCCCACACGAGGAGGTGCGGCGGGTACGGCGCGAACATGGGGCATGGGTGGCGCAGAAGCTGGGCGCCCAGCACCATTTTTTTGATATGGGCGACAGCCGCATGACGGGCGGCCGCGCCGAGGCACTACTCTTGGCGCGGCTGTACGCCCGTTTTCGGCCCAACGCGGTGATCACCTGGAGTGACGACCACCCCCACCCCGACCACCGCATGACCGCCAAAATTGCCTTCGACGCCATCACGCTGGCCCGCATCCCCAAAATCATCAATGAATCGGGCGGCGGGGTGGCCATGCCGCCCGCCCCGGACCTGAGCGGCGACGCGGCCCCCGAGAGTGGGGAGGACCTGGGGCGCCTGGATGCCTGGCGCGATCCCGTGCGCTTTTACCAGTACTACGCCCCCGCCAGTCCCTATCCAGAAGTGTTCGTGAATGTCACCGACACGCTGGATGTGGCCGTAGAGGTAATGGCGTACTACCAGACTTTCTACCAGTGGCCGTGGACCGCCGAGCAGTACCGCGCCGGCCGGGCGGAGGTGGGTCGCCTGGCCGGGGTAGGCGCCGCCGAGCGCTTTACCCTGCGCGCGGCCCATCTCCGGGCCAGAGATTATCTGGATTGATGAGGCGGAAGAGCGGCCAAGTGGCCTGAAGAAGCGGGGACTTACGGCGCTGTACGACAGGGGTGCTGGCAAAGCCTGACCATCGGGGACACGGCCCTGGCCCTGCCCGCGCTACAGTGACCCCTATCTATGGCTGACCCCATCAGTATCAAGCAGACCATCGTCGTTCGGTCGCGTCCAGACGTGCTCTACCGCCTGGCGCTGGAACCCAGGCGGCGCGTGCAGTGGGACCCCAACCTGGTGCAGGCCGACTATGAAGGCCCGGAAGGCCGCCTCGCCAACAACGCCCGCGTGAAGTTCAAGTTCTCGCGCCGCCTGCTGGGACTGCGCTTTACCGCCAAATATGGCCAGCTTCAGGCCCCGCAGCGGGGCGGCTGGGAAAGCGTGCGCCATGTGGGCCCTCTGGACAAGCTCACCCAGAGCTGGGTCTTCCGGCCCATGCCCGGCGGCACGGAAGTGACCATGACCGTGAACGCCCGCGTGCGCTTTGGCTTCGTGAAGGTGCCCCTGGAGCGCATCCTGCACAACATGGTCGCCACGACCCTGCTGGAATTGCAGCGCCGCGTGGACGCCCAGGGCGCGCAGCTGCTGGAAGACATGGGCCGCGAGATGCAGGAGCGCCAGAAGGCCGAGAAAAAGGCCGCCAAGGAAGCGCAGAAGGCGGCCAAGCGCAAGAAATAGCGCTGGGCTGGGAAGAGGAGGCGACCAGGGGCAAGGGCCTCTGGTCGCCTCCTCTTTGATGGTGCCGCCATAAGAGAAAGACGGATGCTGGCGCCGAAAACACAGGTCAAGCCCAGCAGCTGAATCTCAACTTCTCTCTGCAAGAGGCGGCCAGCTGGCGCTGCTAGAGAGCCGGCTCTCTGTGCTCGCCTTCTCCCACCAGCATCAGCACCGTGCCGTCTTTGGTGCCAAAGGCTGTCCAGGGTTCGTGCGCCTGCACCCCGTACCCCTCGGCAGGGCGCAGACGCACGAAGTTGCTTAGGGGCAGGTCCACCACAGCTTCACCGCTCAGGCAGATCAGCCAGCCGCTCACCTGCGGGCCGCTCAGGGTGCCCTGAAGCTGCACCACCTGCACGGCACTGCCGGGCAGCCGCACCCACTCACCGGGCGTGCCCTGTGCCAGCCGCGCCAGGTGCAGCGCCTGGGGGGTATCGGGGGCCAGGGCGCGGGGCATCAGGAGCCGCCTCCTGGGGCAGTCCAGGCGTCAAAGCGCTGGAGGGTCAAGGGCATTACTTTCCCTCTGACCCTCCGACACCTCCTCACCTTCACCCGCCCCTGGCGGCCTGGTTCAGCTTCTTGCTGGCTTGCAAGGCCATGCCTTTGGCCTTTTTCACGTCCAGACCCAGTTCAGGCGCCACATCCTCGACCTTGCGGCCCTGCTCGCGGGTGGCGGTCACCAGCTGACGTTCCTGGGCGCTCAGGACATCCAGGTGCGACTTCAGATCAGCCCAGGTGAAGGTGGCCTTGGCGGGGGCCGCCTTCGGGGCCGCTTTGACTGGCTTCTTGGCCGCTGTTTTGGCCGCCGGCTTGGTGCCCGCGCGGCCTGCTTTGGCTGTGCCCGTTTTCGTGGTGGCTTTGCTGGCCGTCGCCTTCTTGGCGGAGGCCGCTTGGCGAGGTGCCTTGCCCGGTTTCTTCTTGGGCTCCTTGCCGCGTTCTTCCAGAATCTCCAGGGCGCGTTCGGCGGTCAGGGTGGCCTCGTCTTCACCCTTGCGGAGGGTGGCGTTGCGCTCGCCGTCGGTCAGGTAGGGGCCAAAGCGGCCGGACTTCAGCACAATCGCGGCGCG includes:
- the rnhA gene encoding ribonuclease HI → MTRGRPVRSAAQKAQAAARDRLPIQAGIQPEQPIQGENVDLYSDGACDTQAGHGGWATILNYKGKELVLSGHEAGTTNNRMELRGLLEGLKMLKRPCQVRVVTDSQYLRKAFTDGWILKWQRNGWKTAGGDPVKNQDLWEDLIAQARLHALTFVWVKGHAGHGENERVDELAVQERKKLRKA
- a CDS encoding DUF4870 domain-containing protein yields the protein MTRLPALLPEAERTPAILTHLSPLAGLLLPTLGNILGPLIAWLALRDRSRALDEQGKEALNFQLSVWLYGLVLGVLAFVLFSLGLIGGAVGAVTRPELAGLAVLGTFSTFFLFYLPVMVVLGLIPFVFMIVAVVRVSAGQPYHYPLTIRFLR
- a CDS encoding PIG-L deacetylase family protein translates to MRLMAVFAHPDDEIGCAGTLARHAARGDEVMLVWTTLGELASQFGDAPHEEVRRVRREHGAWVAQKLGAQHHFFDMGDSRMTGGRAEALLLARLYARFRPNAVITWSDDHPHPDHRMTAKIAFDAITLARIPKIINESGGGVAMPPAPDLSGDAAPESGEDLGRLDAWRDPVRFYQYYAPASPYPEVFVNVTDTLDVAVEVMAYYQTFYQWPWTAEQYRAGRAEVGRLAGVGAAERFTLRAAHLRARDYLD
- a CDS encoding SRPBCC family protein, which translates into the protein MADPISIKQTIVVRSRPDVLYRLALEPRRRVQWDPNLVQADYEGPEGRLANNARVKFKFSRRLLGLRFTAKYGQLQAPQRGGWESVRHVGPLDKLTQSWVFRPMPGGTEVTMTVNARVRFGFVKVPLERILHNMVATTLLELQRRVDAQGAQLLEDMGREMQERQKAEKKAAKEAQKAAKRKK